The stretch of DNA TCTCAACACCTTTTCCACGGCGTTCCTAATGGCCCTCTTGGTGGACCGTGGAGACAGCCTGATGCCGGCCTCCAGAGAGACCAACCGCTGGGCGATATCGGACTGATCATGGTCGCAAGGCAGGCATACCACCGGTAGACCGTGCAGCAACGCCTTGATGACGGTGCCGTGGCCGCCGTGGGTGATGACGACCTTCGCTGCGGGAAAAACTTTCTCGTGGGGCACGAAACGCGACTTGTCCACGTTGGCCGCCTCTGCAATGGAGTCGGGGTCGATCGCCGGCGTCAGAAGGAGGCATCGGTGGGGCAATAGAGAAAGAACTTCGTGAATGCGATCGACCAGCCGGGCATTGTCTGCGAAGTTCGTGCTGAAGCTGGCCACGACGGGATAGGAGTCCACGCAAGGTCCCGTATCATTCTCGGGAAGGGGCTTAAGACATGGCCCCACATATCGGACGTTGGCCGGATAGCTGGAAGCCGGAAAATCAAAGGAGCGGTAGGTCAGCACCAGAATCCTGTGAGCTCTTTCATAGAGCTGCATGGAATCGGTCAGAGGGCCGAGCCCCAATTCGCGGCGGGTTTGATTGAAGCTCTTAAGGCGCCGGTTGAACAACATGGCCACGATGGCGTTAAGGAGATCCGCCCCCCTCCTGCCCAAGGCGGATTGGGGTGCCGCCAGGCCCATGCCAACCGGCGCCAGGCCGGGCGCCGGCAACGAATAGATGGTATGCACCACGGCGGCGGCTGGGACTCCCGCCGCCTCGGCGGCCACAAGGCCGCCCGGCATGAGAAAGTCGACCGCCATCGCGTCGGCGGACTCCTGCTCCAGGGCATCAAGAACGTCGAGGGCCAGAGCCTTGGCCGGACCGAACATCAGATGGTCACGCATTCTCCGCAAGTATCCTAACGGAGTTCGTGCTCGCCAGGTCTTGATGAGATCTTTGGCGGGATTGCGTGCCTCGTGTTCCCTGATGCGCCGAAACCGGACGAACTCGGCTCCGGTTCCGGCTACTTGCTCGCGTAGGCACCGGTGCGTGAGTATCCGCACCCGATGACCGCGTGCAACCAACTGGCGCGCAATCTCAAGCTGCGGGGGGACGTTGCCGCCCCCGTCCCAGAGCACCAATAGATATCTCATGGCAACTCCCCTTGCTTTGCCGATGACTCCTTCAATGTTGGTCCGAGAACTCGATAAACTGTGAATCCGGCGTTCTCGAATACCTGCGGCAGCGAAAGCACATGTGGCTTTTCTAAGATGAGAAAGTCTACCTCGTATTTTCTGGCGAGCATCAGGAACTCTCCCTCGCTCTTATCATGATAGTGGGTCCGATAGAAGCGGGAGCGTTGGGCGAAGCTGACTTGACCTTCGAGTTGTCGGGAAAAGTTCCCGATGACATCGCCTAGCCGCTCTATTACCCGACGTTCCGAACCGACGTTGAAGGCCGTCTCCTGCGCATCTGCCAACGTCACGACGAAAGTCCTTGCCGCTGCATCGAGGAG from Acidobacteriota bacterium encodes:
- a CDS encoding nucleotide disphospho-sugar-binding domain-containing protein, whose translation is MRDHLMFGPAKALALDVLDALEQESADAMAVDFLMPGGLVAAEAAGVPAAAVVHTIYSLPAPGLAPVGMGLAAPQSALGRRGADLLNAIVAMLFNRRLKSFNQTRRELGLGPLTDSMQLYERAHRILVLTYRSFDFPASSYPANVRYVGPCLKPLPENDTGPCVDSYPVVASFSTNFADNARLVDRIHEVLSLLPHRCLLLTPAIDPDSIAEAANVDKSRFVPHEKVFPAAKVVITHGGHGTVIKALLHGLPVVCLPCDHDQSDIAQRLVSLEAGIRLSPRSTKRAIRNAVEKVLREEKFTQAARRAGDRFRLEEHPLAVEEIESL